The Nocardioides humi genome includes a region encoding these proteins:
- a CDS encoding ATP-binding cassette domain-containing protein, with product MSTASLDGVSKTYGRTVALQPTTVSLQPGVVGLLGPNGAGKTTMLRLLSSALPPSSGRIVVAGHEVTAGHAERIEARRRIGYLPQEVVFPRGMTALGFLDYIAVLKEWKDAAARHTEIRRVLELVHLGDSGTRKVARLSGGQRRRLAIAQALIGSPELLILDEPTTGLDPEQRASLRGLLGGLPGTVLLSTHQTEDVSALCDRVLVIDDGLIRFDGSVPDLLATAAGRVHLGPTGSAGAVQTWKTGTGLIRSVGGHPAPDSSVTDPSVEDAYLLLRAERPREQGVIP from the coding sequence ATGAGCACGGCCAGCCTCGACGGCGTGTCGAAGACGTACGGGCGGACCGTCGCCCTGCAGCCGACGACCGTGTCCCTCCAGCCCGGCGTGGTGGGCCTGCTCGGGCCCAACGGCGCCGGCAAGACCACCATGCTGCGGCTGCTGTCGAGCGCGCTCCCGCCGAGCAGCGGGCGGATCGTCGTGGCGGGGCACGAGGTGACCGCCGGCCACGCCGAGCGGATCGAGGCCCGACGGCGGATCGGCTACCTCCCCCAGGAGGTCGTGTTCCCGCGCGGCATGACGGCGCTCGGCTTCCTCGACTACATCGCCGTGCTCAAGGAGTGGAAGGACGCCGCCGCCCGGCACACCGAGATCCGGCGGGTCCTCGAGCTCGTGCACCTCGGCGACTCCGGCACGCGGAAGGTGGCCCGGCTCTCGGGCGGCCAGCGCCGCCGGCTCGCGATCGCCCAGGCCCTCATCGGCTCCCCCGAGCTGCTCATCCTCGACGAGCCCACGACCGGGCTCGACCCGGAGCAGCGCGCCTCCCTGCGCGGCCTGCTCGGCGGCCTCCCCGGCACCGTGCTGCTGTCGACCCACCAGACCGAGGACGTCTCGGCCCTGTGCGACCGGGTCCTGGTCATCGACGACGGCCTGATCCGCTTCGACGGCTCCGTGCCGGACCTGCTCGCCACCGCGGCCGGCCGGGTGCACCTCGGCCCCACCGGCAGCGCCGGTGCGGTCCAGACCTGGAAGACGGGGACCGGGCTGATCCGCTCCGTCGGGGGACACCCCGCTCCCGACTCCTCCGTCACCGACCCCTCGGTCGAGGACGCCTACCTGCTGCTCCGCGCGGAGCGGCCCCGCGAGCAAGGAGTCATCCCATGA